The Halichoerus grypus chromosome 15, mHalGry1.hap1.1, whole genome shotgun sequence genome includes a window with the following:
- the NTF4 gene encoding neurotrophin-4, translating to MLPSPSCSLPILLLFLLPSVPMEPHPPSLPLPPFLAPEWDLLSPRVVLSRGAPAGPPLLFLLEAGAFGEPAGSPANRSRRGVSETAPASRRGELAVCDAVSGWVTDRRTAVDLRGREVEVLGEVPAAGGSPLRQYFFETRCKADSATEESGPGGGGGGCRGVDRRHWVSECKAKQSYVRALTADAQGRVGWRWIRIDTACVCTLLSRTGRA from the coding sequence atgctccccagcccctcctgctccctccccatcctcctccttttcctcctccccagtGTCCCAATGGAGCCCCATCCCCCATCCTTACCACTGCCCCCATTTCTAGCCCCTGAGTGGGACCTCCTGTCCCCCCGAGTAGTCCTGTCCAGGGGTGCCCCCGCTGGGCCCCCTCTACTCTTCCTGCTGGAGGCCGGGGCCTTTGGGGAGCCAGCAGGCAGCCCCGCCAACCGCAGTCGGCGAGGGGTGAGCGAGACGGCACCAGCAAGTCGCCGGGGAGAGCTGGCTGTTTGTGATGCGGTCAGCGGCTGGGTGACAGACCGCCGGACAGCTGTGGACCTGCGCGGGCGTGAGGTGGAGGTGCTGGGCGAGGTTCCTGCGGCTGGAGGCAGCCCCCTCCGCCAGTACTTCTTTGAGACCCGCTGCAAGGCTGACAGCGCCACCGAGGAAAGTGgccctggtgggggtgggggtgggtgccGGGGTGTGGACCGGAGGCACTGGGTGTCTGAGTGTAAGGCCAAGCAGTCCTACGTGCGGGCATTGACTGCTGATGCCCAGGGCCGTGTAGGCTGGCGATGGATTCGAATTGACACTGCGTGCGTCTGTACGCTCCTCAGCCGGACTGGTCGGGCCTGA
- the SAXO3 gene encoding stabilizer of axonemal microtubules 3 — translation MAGRTLAPRYGPPWPPISGTEVPGSWPNGHLSSSGVAHHLIPSVPFPPPTVQSTVTEPLPPAAKQDLHIWDFDEVISRWETTSGSAYVPKTHGGPYAQPRAPEPSDPTRTVGIKDLEEKLRHRGWRLPLITKHQCSETRAQYTGWPDPGQQRPTFYVGPQPLELAEHLRGGPSQALIPWTKNPELAGRSFTVSDQGVLDRHQLYLTTSAKDLRAYPKELSGYPRKDSLTYWSFEKAPQAWGRDPQRPPWPCPSRPPGMRVPHVHPVTTAVPHHGALSLAQESYRPPLHPLLRLDRLCPLELPWGGPHWKPMSGIYSVPLAYRTENSSYGSRKPAPREPAAPAPPRTRPPGAGRAESTASGGTRGGAKVGNPAHDVGARRRPGPGGRGESHT, via the exons ATGGCGGGTCGGACCCTAGCTCCGCGCTACGGTCCCCCATGGCCCCCAATCTCTGGGACCGAGGTGCCTGGATCCTGGCCCAACGGGCATCTCAGCAGCAGTGGTGTCGCCCACCACCTTATCCCGTCTGTGCCCTTTCCCCCGCCCACTGTGCAG TCCACGGTCACGGAGCCCCTGCCGCCGGCCGCAAAGCAGGATTTGCACATCTGGGATTTTGACGAGGTCATCAGCAGATGGGAGACAACCTCTGGCTCGGCTTACGTGCCTAAGACCCACGGCGGGCCCTACGCAcagcccagggccccagagccTTCGGACCCCACGCGGACCGTGGGGATCAAGGATTTAGAAGAAAAG CTCAGGCACCGCGGCTGGCGCCTCCCGCTGATCACAAAGCACCAGTGCAGCGAGACCAGGGCGCAGTACACGGGCTGGCCCGACCCGGGTCAGCAGCGCCCCACCTTCTACGTCGGGCCCCAGCCCCTGGAGCTTGCGGAGCACCTTCGCGGAGGCCCTTCCCAG GCTTTAATCCCCTGGACAAAGAATCCCGAGCTGGCCGGCCGGTCTTTCACAGTATCTGACCAGGGCGTCTTGGACCGCCATCAACTCTATCTGACCACCTCAGCCAAGGACCTCCGGGCCTACCCGAA GGAGTTGTCTGGATATCCCCGCAAGGACTCGCTGACCTACTGGAGCTTTGAGAAGGCGCCTCAGGCCTGGGGCCGTGACCCACAGAGGCCACCCTGGCCGTGCCCCTCTCGGCCGCCAGGGATGCGCGTGCCCCATGTCCATCCGGTGACGACAGCCGTGCCACACCACGGGGCGTTGTCTCTGGCTCAGGAGTCCTACAGACCCCCGCTGCACCCGCTCCTCCGGCTCGACCGTCTCTGCCCGCTGGAGCTGCCCTGGGGCGGCCCCCACTGGAAGCCGATGTCGGGGATCTACAGCGTGCCGCTGGCCTACCGCACTGAGAACTCCAGCTACGGCAGCAGGAAGCCAGCCCCCCGTGAGCCGGCAGCGCCAGCCCCGCCCCGGACACGCCCCCCAGGCGCGGGCCGGGCCGAGAGCACGGCCTCTGGGGGCACACGGGGCGGGGCTAAGGTCGGGAACCCCGCCCATGACGTGGGAGCGAGACGGCGGCCAGGACCCGGTGGGCGGGGCGAATCCCACACTTGA
- the LHB gene encoding lutropin subunit beta: protein METLQKGLAGPETLALSQGLLLWLLLNVGGVWASRGPLRPLCRPINATLAAENEACPVCITFTTTICAGYCPSLVRVLPAVLPPVPQPVCTYHELRFASIRLPGCPPGVDPMVSFPVALSCRCGPCRLSNSDCGGPRAQPLACDRPPLPGLLFL from the exons ATGGAGACGCTCCAG AAGGGTCTGGCTGGCCCTGAGACGCTGGCCTTGTCCCAGGGGCTGCTGCTGTGGCTGCTGCTGAACGTGGGCGGGGTGTGGGCATCCAGGGGGCCACTTCGGCCGCTATGCCGGCCCATCAACGCCACCCTGGCCGCCGAGAACGAGGCCTGCCCGGTCTGTATCACCTTCACCACCACCATCTGTGCCGGCTACTGCCCCAGCCTG GTGCGAGTGCTGCCGGCCGTCCTCCCGCCTGTGCCCCAGCCGGTGTGCACCTACCACGAGCTGCGCTTTGCCTCCATCCGGCTCCCTGGATGCCCGCCTGGCGTGGACCCCATGGTCTCCTTCCCCGTGGCCCTCAGCTGTCGCTGTGGGCCCTGCCGCCTCAGCAACTCCGACTGTGGGGGTCCCAGAGCCCAACCCTTGGCCTGTGACCGCCCCCCGCTCCCAGGCCTCCTGTTCCTCTAA
- the RUVBL2 gene encoding ruvB-like 2 translates to MATVTATTKVPEIRDVTRIERIGAHSHIRGLGLDDALEPRQASQGMVGQLAARRAAGVVLEMIREGKIAGRAVLIAGQPGTGKTAIAMGMAQALGPDTPFTAIAGSEIFSLEMSKTEALTQAFRRSIGVRIKEETEIIEGEVVEIQIDRPATGTGSKVGKLTLKTTEMETIYDLGTKMIESLTKDKVQAGDVITIDKATGKISKLGRSFTRARDYDAMGSQTKFVQCPDGELQKRKEVVHTVSLHEIDVINSRTQGFLALFSGDTGEIKSEVREQINAKVAEWREEGKAEIIPGVLFIDEVHMLDIESFSFLNRALESDMAPVLIMATNRGITRIRGTSYQSPHGIPIDLLDRLLIVSTSPYSEKDTKQILRIRCEEEDVEMSEDAYTVLTRIGLETSLRYAIQLITAASLVCRKRKGTEVQVDDIKRVYSLFLDESRSTQYMKEYQDAFLFNELKGETMDTS, encoded by the exons ACGGCCACAACCAAGGTCCCAGAGATCCGAGATGTGACGAGGATTGAGCGTATCG GCGCCCACTCCCACAtccgggggctggggctggacgATGCCTTGGAGCCACGGCAG GCTTCCCAGGGCATGGTGGGGCAGCTGGCAGCCCGACGGGCAGCTGGTGTTGTGCTGGAGATGATCCGGGAAGGGAAGATCGCAGGGCGGGCGGTGCTCATCGCCGGCCAGCCGGGCACCGGGAAGACGGCCATCGCCATGG GCATGGCACAGGCCCTGGGCCCTGACACCCCGTTCACAGCCATCGCGGGCAGTGAGATCTTCTCGCTGGAGATGAGCAAGACCGAGGCGCTGACGCAGGCCTTCCGGCGGTCTATTGGCGTTCGCATCAA GGAGGAGACTGAGATCATTGAAGGGGAGGTGGTGGAGATCCAGATTGACCGGCCAGCGACGGGCACG GGCTCTAAGGTAGGCAAGCTGACTCTCAAGACCACAGAGATGGAGACCATATATGACCTGGGCACCAAGATGATTGAATCCCTGACCAAGGACAAAGTCCAGGCCGG GGATGTGATCACCATTGACAAGGCCACAGGCAAGATCTCTAAGCTGGGCCGCTCCTTCACACGTGCTCGAGACTATGATGCCATGGGCTCTCAG ACCAAGTTCGTGCAGTGTCCAGATGGAGAGCTCCAGAAACGCAAGGAGGTGGTCCACACCGTGTCCCTGCATGAGATTGATGTCATCAACTCCCGCACCCAGGGCTTCCTGGCTCTCTTCTCAG GCGACACAGGGGAGATCAAGTCAGAAGTCCGAGAGCAGATCAATGCCAAGGTGGCTGAGTGGCGTGAGGAGGGCAAGGCAGAGATCATCCCTGGG GTGCTGTTTATCGACGAGGTCCACATGCTGGACATTGAAAGCTTCTCCTTCCTCAATCGGGCCCTGGAGAGTGACATGGCGCCGGTCCTCATCATGGCCACCAACCGTGGCATCACCCG gatcCGGGGTACCAGCTACCAGAGCCCCCATGGCATCCCCATCGACCTGCTGGACCGACTGCTCATCGTCTCCACCTCTCCCTACAGTGAGAAGGACACAAAACAGATCCTCCGCATCCG GTGTGAGGAGGAAGACGTAGAAATGAGCGAGGACGCTTACACAGTGCTGACACGCATCGGCTTGGAGACCTCGCTGCGCTACGCCATCCAGCTCATCACGGCTGCCAGCCTGGTGTGCCGGAAACGCAAG GGCACGGAAGTGCAGGTGGATGACATCAAACGGGTCTACTCGCTCTTTCTGGACGAGTCGCGCTCCACGCAGTACATGAAGGAGTACCAGGATGCCTTTCTCTTCAACGAGCTCA AAGGTGAAACCATGGACACCTCTTGA